The nucleotide window AGTGGTTATATACCGCTACAGCCAAAGCTTTTTTGGCATTATCTTGCCCGATGACATACTCATCAAGAATTTCACGAATTGCCATCGGTTTTGGAACATCCTTCAATTCTACTTCATCATCTTTTGCAAGCTCCTCATGCACGATTTCTGTACAAAGCTCAATACACTCGTCACAAATATAAACTCCAGGACCCGCCACAAGCTTACGGACCTGCGTTTGCGTTTTACCGCAAAAAGAACATTTCAATTGCCCTTTTTCATCATTAAACTTGAACATATTTTCACACCCCTTAAAAGTGCTAGAAACCTTACACACTATGTAAATGAAATTATTACCGCATGTAAATACATATTATGTCACTATGTTGGATTAAATACAAATGATATGGTCGCTTATGTATATATTCTAAATTCTTTTAATTTTTAGAATACATATATTCTCCTTGCATGAGCTTGTTTCCTGCACAATTATTCAATCGTTTTATAAAACAAGGCACGATCCAGCATCGCGCCCTGTTTTATCATATTACTTGCTGTTTTCTACTAAGAATTCAACAGCTTTACGGATTTTAAGATCTTCTTTTAGGCCTTCTAGGCTACCAAGAGCTTGCTTTACAGCATCAACTGGCATGTTGTACATTTCAGCCATTTTGTTTACTTCTTCGTTTGCTTCTTCATCTGTAGCTTCAATACCTTCAGCTTCGATGATCGCTTCTAATACAAGGTTTGTTTTTACGCGTGGTGCTGCTTCTTCTTTCATTTGCTCTTTCAACTTAGCTTCATCTTGTCCAGTGAATTGGAAGTAAAGCTCCATGCTCATACCTTGCGCTTGTAGGCGTTGGTCAAACTCACGAACCATACGATCAAGCTCAGTTTCGATCATTGCTTCCGGAATTTCAACTTCAGCGTTTGCTACAGCTTTTTCTACTGCATCGTTGCGAAGTTTATTTTCTGCTTCATTTTTCTTGCTTTCTTCAAGATCTGCGCGAAGTTTTGCTTTTAACTCATCTAGAGTTGCTACTTCTTCGTTCACATCTTTAGCGAACTCATCGTCTAAAGCAGGAACTTGTTTTGCTTTGATTTCGTGAACAGTCACTTTGAATACTGCAGGTTGACCTTTAAGCTCTTCTGCATGGTACTCTTCAGGGAATGTTACTTCTACGTCTTTAGACTCGCCAGCTTTTAGACCAACCAACTGTTCTTCAAAACCTGGGATGAAAGAACCAGATCCGATTTCAAGAGAGTAGTTCTCAGCTTTGCCACCTTCGAATGCTTCGCCGTTTACGAAACCTTCGAAATCAATGATTGCTGTATCGCCATTTTCTACTACGCCTTCTTCTTTTACAACAAGCTCAGCGTTGCGCTCTTGCAAAGTTTTCAATTCGTTTGCTACGTCCTCATCTGTTACAGCTGTTTCCATTTTTTCAAGCTCAAGACCTTTGTATTCGCCAAGCTTTACTTCTGGTTTAACTGTTACCTTAGCAGTGAAAATAAGGTTTTTGCCTTTTTCCATTTGCTCGATGTTAATTTCAGGTTGCGCAACAGGAAAAATGCCTGTTTCATCAATTGCTTGTGTGTATGCACGTGGCAAGATGAAGTCTAATGCATCTTGGTAAAGAGACTCTACACCGTATTTCTTTTCGAACAATACGCGTGGCATTTTTCCTTTACGGAATCCAGGCTCATTAATGCGGTTTACAACTTTTTTAAATGCCGCGTCCAAACCCTTCGTTACTTCTTGTGCCTCAACCTCTACAGTTAGGACACCTACGCTACCTTCTAACTTTTCCCATTTTACAGCCATTTATTCTTTCCCTCCATGTAATAAAAGTAAACTTTCACAAACTGGTGTAGTTTGTGATATAGCATTTTGCAGGTTATTTCCCCACCGCAGCGGGGCATATTACCCGTTCATGCGTGATAAGCTATAAATACTCGGTATGTAATCCGAGAATCATACAATATGATGAGAGACTCCCTCTGTGCGGGGCAAATTACACCTTCTGCAACCCTTTTATTATAGCATACAAATTCTCTGTTTCAACAATCATGCCATTCTTTTTCGTTACAGGGGTAAAAATCCTTCGGTTTCAATACGGAGCAGCATATGCTGCGCTTCCTCTAAAAGTTGCTGAAACACAGCGTTTTCTTCTTCATACCCCGTATCTGCTTCATGCATGGCAAACCTATCATTTCCAATCATTTCTAAGGCAACGGCCCATAATTTCGGGTCATTCGGCTGCAAAGAAAGCGGAAACACAAGTGTCTGCAACTGTAGCCAATAGGCAGATATCGCTTCAAGCAAAGTAGGATTTTCCTGACTCAATCGATTATCTAATTCTTGTAAAACCGCCTTCGTAAATGGCATTTCACTAACTTCAAGTAGATGGAAGGGCACAACTCGCTCACTTAAACCATACTTACTCACTGTCACTTCTTCTTCTACTTCATGCTCCTTCAGTAAATGCAGTACTGCCGTTTTGACGTACGGATGCTTGTGCGCATCAGATAAAAATGTTTTTAGAAAAGGAAACGCATATACCGTACCTTGTTGTTTTAAGGTTTGCAACGCTTGTAACTGCGCAACGATATCTGTTCCTGCAAAGATTGTTTTAAATTCATGGTTCATGCTCTTTGGCGGTTCTTGCTGCATCTTTTGAGCAAATAACACTAAACTTTCTAGCTTCTTTCTCTGCTCTTCTTGTAGGGGGTACTCGTTTATTTGTTTTGCCATTTGAGAGATTCCTGTATAGTCATTCAAGTGAACAAGAATGCTCATATACATATCCAGTACATTCACATCAAATGTATGTTGATCGGCAAGCAATTCTTTACAGCGCGCTCTAGCTTCTTTCCATTCCTCCGTCTCCATTAAGCACACAACCGCACCAAATTCAGTGCGTTCATCATGCATATCGTGTGCGCGCATTTGATCAAAATAAGCAAGTGCTTTGCTAAAATCTTTAGACTGTAATGCCTGAAAACCGTTCTCTTTTAAACGAGCTGCTAAATTAGGAAATAATACAACCGTTTCTTCATTTTTCATTACTTCGGCCTCTTCCACTTACAACTGCACAGTTATGCAATTGGATAGTTTTGAATAAGCGGATGCAGGACGATTTCATCAATGATAAGATGTTTTGGTGCACTTGCCATATACACAACGGCGGATGCAACATCATCGACCTTAATCCACTCTTGCTTTTCTGGTACTCCTTGCGTACCACCTGCAAAATATGTGTCTACCATTCCTGGATTAATTGTGCCAACACGAACCCCATATTCACGCATTTCTTGCGCCAATGAACCACTAAAGCCCTGCACCGCATATTTTGTTGCCGTATAGGCAGCGCCGTTTGGAATTGTATAACGACCAACATCTGAGGAGATAGTAATAATTGTGCCAGCCTTACGCGCCTTCATATGCGGGACTACCGCTTTTGCACATACAAATACACCTTGTACATTCACTTCAAACAGACGCTTCCATTCCTCCACATTTGTTTCTTCGACTGTTTTAAATACACCAATACCCGCATTATTAAGCAATATATCGATGGAGCCGAACGCCTTAAGCGTTTCTGTAACAACTTGTTGAACGCCTTCTTCACTAGATACATCCACTTGAAACGCCAAAACTTCATAGCCCCTTTGTACGAGCTCTTCTTTAACTGTATAAATTTCTTCACTGCTGCCAATTAGACTTAACTTTACGCCTTGTTCCGCTAGTTTGTATGCAACCGCTTTACCAATTCCGCGCGAAGCACCCGTAATAATAGCTGTTTGTCCTGCCAACATTATAGTCTCCCTCTCTTTTCAATCATCTGCCTTCTAGCATAGTAAAACTTTAGATAGATTGCAAATATAGATAAGCAGGATAACATACAGTAAACCTTGCACTTCTTGCTCTATAAAAAAAGTGCGCTTGTGTGTGTAAGCGCACTTTTTTTGAAACTTCACGATAGTTGCATGCGAGTTTACCTTGACTCTTTGTATGATGGTACACATCAATCACCCCATACTCCTACTTACAAACTCCTTTGTCTTTACGATAAAAAAAAATCTCGTTACTATATAGTAACGAGATTTTTAGTAGCGTCCCAGGAGAGATTCGAACTCCCGACCGACGGCTTAGAAGGCCGTTGCTCTATCCTGCTGAGCTACTGGGACATATGCTTTTTCTTCCTCTCAGTACAACGGTCACTTTTCGAACTTAGACCGTTATCTTATATCTCTAATTATAACAATATAATTAGAGTACTTCAATCTGCTTTAATGATCCTTTATACGTAAAAACACTGTCTATTAACAAAATTCTTTTCCTAATCTTATACGGTAATGATTTTTAGTTCTGATTGCAGGAGCGTTAGTGCTACTTACTTATCTAATATACACACTCTTATATTTGGTCAAAAGTTACCCCCATAATTATATTTAATAGAACACCTTTAAAGAGACGAGACTTCTTTATGGCTGACTTCGTTATTTAATGACTCCAAAAAGTTCACTCATTCTCTCTACAAAGTTTGGTGTAGCGTAAGATTTAATCTCTAACATAGTGAAAAACCAGTGAGAATTATTCTTCACTGGCTATAGATACTTCTATCCGCTATAGAGTTAGATCTTTTCCCACAAAAAGCGTTAAGCTTATTATCATTTCTCATTTCCCTCTATTTCATAGAAAAAACCATATCTCCCATCATTAGAATCTTTTGTGAATTGTACATAATTAATCTTTTCTTTGATATCATTACTTGGTTCTTTATTTTCGAGAATAATGATTTGCATATCTTTATGTAACAAAGCTACATCATTAAAAAAAGCTGACTGAATATCTTCATTCACATCTTCCTCAGACTTTTTACCTTTGTATGTTGTTAAAGGAGAGTCAAGAACAATGAAACCTGGATGAGGTTTATTGTTCTCTCTACAAAACTCCAACATCGAAATTGCAAACGCACTATAAATAATAGCCCGATACCCTTTCCCATAATCTTTTGTTGATTTTGAATCAACATAAAAAACACCATCCATATAGATTACATTAGGGTTCTTAGAAAACTTCCACCTTTTCAACGTTCTTGACATATAGGTACAAAATTCATTATAAGAGCTTAATACTACTCCATTATCCTCTGATGTTGTTATTGTTTTTGGTTTCTTTTTAAGTTTATCCTCTATCGCTGTTTTCTTATCATTTAAATCTGCTATTTTTGATAGCATTAGATTGTATTTCGTCAGTGAATCTCTTTCTCGAATATAGGAGTTTAGCAATGACTGCAAATTTAATTCTTGTGGTTCCAATATTTGATTTATTCTCTCACTTATTTCATTGTATTTTCTCTGATTTTCGTTAATTACGTTAACTAATTCATTATATTCAACTTCGGATTGTTCGATCGTTGACTCTAAATCTAATAATTGTAGTTTTATTTTATTCATTTCAGCTTCCGCAGAAATAACTAAATCATCATTATTATGGTGGTTTGCCCCACAATTATTAACATTACAATTCCCATTTTCTATTCTCTGACTGCAATAAGGACATATAGCAAAATTCAATTGAGAAAAGTAGTAATTTCCCTCTATTACGAATTTCAATCTGCGTAAATCACTATCATAATGTTCTTTAAGAAGCTTAAACCTCTTTATCAATTCTAGAACAGCTATGCTTTTCGACTTATCCTCCTCTATTTTATTCCATAAAATTCTTCTGTCCTTAGTTTGCTGTTCAATTTCTTGACTTACTTGCTCAAGTTTGACCTCAATTTCTTTCATCTGGTTTTCTAATATTGATTCAGATGTCGAGTCAGTCAGCGCCAAAGCTACTAGTTCTGCCTCTTCCTGTTCTATCAATTTATCCAGCAACTCTTTTTGCCCTACCAATTTAGTTGTTGAAGATGTATTTTCATCTTGGCCACTTTTATCTCCGCTATCATCTAACCCAGATATAATAAGTTTAAAAATTGATTTTTCTACACTTGATTTAGTGAACTGACCAGATAAAACAGGTGAATCTACTTTTATTATTTTATCTTCACTAATAGTTATGTATATAGGTAAATCTCTAAAGCTTAAAGTACGTGTTTCACCCTTTTTATTTTTTCTAACATAACTAGGATGTTTATAACCTGATTTATTAAGTAAGAAGGCAGATAGATTATCAGTTCTATCCTTATTATGCTTAATATCCAAAATATTTAGAGACCCCTGTGATACAGTATGGCTTAACCCGGGGTAAACTTCAACATTGTCCTGTCCAAAACTCCGTTTGAGTGTGTAAATTTCTCCATTATATAATATAATCTCCAGTAAGACAGAAGAATATCCTTCGCTTTCCTTTATCTTCTTAGGCTCATTTGATGAACCTAACATATAATTTATACATTCAAAAATATACGACTTCCCTGTATCAGACGGCCCAGAGATAATGTTCAATCCCTTTTTAAATTCTATAGATACATTTTCCACATTATCTCCAGTAACTATAAGTTTGTGGATATAAAACCCAGATTTACTCACTAAATATCCCCCCTCACCAGTGATTCTTTAGTAAATTCACTACCCCATTTCGGTATATTTACTTTTACAAATAAACTTAATTCCTTATCTGAATAGTACTTAAATCTCTGAATTACCATTTTAGAAAACTTCATTAGATTTAACGCATAAGTAGAATCCAAATAACCAATAAAGAATGAACTTAATTGATTAGCCTTGTAATAAATACCATCCTTAGTATATTCAATATCCAAGAGTTCCTTTGAATACATTAAATTAATTCCTTCTTGCATAATTTTCCTCTTAATAATAAGTTCTCCAGAACGATGTGGACTTGGTGGATGTAGACTATTCATCCCCTCATTAAAGTCACTACTATGCGTTACGAGATAATCGTAGATAACTAACCTATTTAGATCAATTGATTCTCCTGATAATTCATTTAATATTATTAAAGCTCTTAATCCTATTTCTATAGGTGTGTTAAATACATTTATATTTCTCTTAGAATAAAATTTATTCTTCATCATCTATCACCCAGATTATTTCTTCTTCCTCTATATATTTTTCATCATTTGCCAAGTGATGACATATACCACTCTTATCCTTCCCATTAACAATATCACTGAAAATATTATCTGAACTAATAGTAATATTCATTGCCCTTTCTGTGGTAGCTTTAACGCGCTCAAATCCATCTTTATGTTCGGAGTAAACAGTATCAATTATTCCATGATAAATTTGGTCTTTTAACTCTTCAAAAGCATTTACACCTTCTGGAATTGAATCTCTTTCGAAAACCTTCAAAGATTCTGCTTGATAAAAATATGTTCTTTGTCTATTGAAGTGATTCATTAAAACTTTATATTGCTTCAAATCACTTATGCTATCTATCCTTTTATTTTTATGATTTGCATAAGCATCATATAATTTTTTTACATAAAGAAGTTCTTCTTGTTTAATTTCATCAGGAGCCTTACTTGGACGATCGGGTAATTTTCTAAGCCCACCACCAAATCTAAATGGAAAATAAATAGTCTGTTGATATTGCGCAATTAACTCAGCGGGATTAATTACATCAAATATCGAAAAATCAAATCCTTCAACATATTTTTTAAAATTTCCTTTTAAATGTACTTCCTCAACTTTTGTAATTTTCTTAAGACAATTTTTATCCCACTCTTTAATAAGTTCTGATTTTAAAGTATTTGGGTTCATAATAAAATCAAATAGTTTCCCCCCTACCCCATGAGGTGAAACAAAATAATATTTCCTTGGGATGCTATAATCCCCTTTATACGTGTAGTAGCAAACCTTGCCAAACTCAACCCACATTTCAGAAGGAGTAAGCGGAGCATTATAATGCTTACATTGATAATTATCCCAGATTTCATCCCCATCCTTAGAATATCTTTCAAAAGCAATAACATCTCTACCTTTATCTCCTGCACCTGCAACACGTATAACTTTTTCGTATTTTTTACTAAGATAACCGTACAACCATTCTTCTACTATTTCCTCAAACTCACTTGGCGAAACTATTTTGAGTCGGTCAATAGGCGGTATATAACTACCTGTTAATAATTGAAGATTAGAAACCTTTGTATTATATTTCGGTTCTGCTAGTTCAATTAATTCTTCATTATCAATATCATTCATAATTACTCACCTTTAATAATTTGTTGCTATAATCCTACCAAAGAATCATAATTTAATTTGTTATTTTTTGTCGAATTTAGGATTTTTATTAGAGCATTTCTCTAAAACTTCCTAATAATAAAAACAAGTCTTTCTTATTGTTTCTGGCTAATTTTTTACTTATTTTAACTTTACATATTGAACTATTTCTTTAAATATAAATAGTAAGTAAAGACAAAAGGCGGAACATATGAACTAGCTTTGTTCCTTTAATCCTTAAGATATTTGATAAAAGTCTTCTTTTATTCATAAAAAATAGAGAGAGTTTATTCATTAAGGATAAACTCTCTCTATTTTTACGTTTTATATGAAATACTTAATTAGCGTTATGTTATCCTTCATTTAGGATTTATGTTCTTGTGTTTCCTCTTAACTTAAAGCTAATTAAATACTTCATGTTCTAAATACATCCTAAAATCTAACTCTAATTTTCATTATCCTGTAACCTTGAAGAATGGATTACTTTACGTTTTTGATAATTTATTGGAGTTGTTGTAAAACGACTCGCATCCCTATGTACCCAATATGTATTTGCATCTGTTTTATGCTCTCCCCGCTCAATCACGAAGTCCTCTGGTGAACAACCAATTAAGCCAAACTTCTTAAGAGCGTCTAGCACTTTATCTCTTGTTGTAGGCTTGATACCTGTTCTCTTACTTATAGTCTCCACTGACACTTCAATATAACCCCCATTTAAAGCACAACGACTTGCTAGATATCCATAGATATAAAAAGCAGTGCACCCTAAATTAGGATTGGTCACACACTCAATAAACACTTCAAAAGGGATTTGGTGAGTATATTCCTTATTGTAAAAAGTACCATTGTATATGCTGTCATTAACCTCTCTTTCACTTGTTGCAAATAAAGGCTCTTTTATTTTTCTTTTCTTAACATTTGTATGTTTGTCTATATCCTTTAAACTTCGATTCATTTCCTCAAAATAAACCCATTGTGGACAACTCGTATCTTCTTCATAAAAGTACCATCTTACAGGCGCTTCTAGAAACGATACTGTTTTAGTAATCCCTAACCTGTCTAATACTCCATTCTTTTTAATTATATAATTGATTTCTTTATTTGTTTCTGATAACCCTAATATGTACTTTATCTTCCTCTCGGTTACATTATCCAAATCCATAACCCCATATTTAGCATAGCGATATAGCCACGTAATGAAATAGATATACGTATAAGCTATTGCAACATGTGGGGCTTTTACGCGCATCAACTCCTCATCCTTAGACAATATTTCAAAAAGGTTATTTGGCATTAATAAATAGCTCTCCTTTTTTTCAAACTCCACCATTTGTTTTAATTCTTTCTTGCCTAACTTTCTAACCATTCTCTTTGCGTACTCCTTAATAATTATTTACTTTTCCTTTATTACCCTATTTCTTGTAATGCTTCGTCCAATTTCGGATTTCTCTCAAATAACCAAAACTCTATGCCCGTTCTCCCATGAATCGCATACGTAATAAAAGGTATGCCTTTACCATATCTCAAGAATTTCATTGTTTGTTTTGAATAACAAAAGAAATAATTTTGACTTAACTTCCTCATATTTATCACCCCCTTCTTTCCTAATAACAATTTGTAAAAGGTATGCTATTAGGTGTAATTAAATATAATATATAAATTAATCATTATTTATTCAATTTATAAACTGAAGATGATATTTATATATATTTAATTACACCGTATTCCGTACCTTTTACATATTATAGTTAGAGACTGCTTATCTAACTATCTATGTATATTATATCATATTTTTATAATTTTTTCAAATTTCGCGCTATATAACCCTTGACAAACTTCGTAAAAAATGATAAAAACCGCTTCTATAATATTAATAGAGCGGTTTCCCCTTCAAGGTTGCAGTTTCCTTTGCCATTTAATTTTCGTTTCATAAATAGGTACGCAAACTATTTGCTACTTCCTCAATATCTAAATGCAGGTATTTGGTTGTAACAGACAAATCACTGTGACCCAACGCTTTAGAAATTACAGAAACGCCCGCTCCTTTATCAAGCAACGATCGAGCAAATCCTCTTCTTAGCGCATGAGGATTAATATTTTTCAAGCCATACATTTTAGCATACTTATTTAGCCGTTTCTGAATGTTGTTGTGTGTAGGTGAAGTTGATATAACATCACCGTACTTAGTAATAAAAAGCAAGTTATTTCTTTTATTGTATTCCTGTCTAATGACCGCATTATGTTGTATCAATACCTCTAACAACCGTTTCAATAAATCGTCAAAGGGCAATTTAATCTGCTGATGATTCTTCATTATGCTACCTTCTAAATTCAACACATTGTTTCTAAAGTCTATATGGCGCTCCTCAAGCTGAACCAAAGTATTAATACGGATACCCGTTTTAAACATCAACAGGACGGCTACAGCATCCCTTAATTGTATGAAATTGCCCAAATCCAATACAGACAGCAGGACATTCACCTCATGCTCTGTAGCCCCTTCTTTCACCTTTTGGTCGACCTTGATATTAATTGTTTTCCAAAACTTCATCTCAATCCAACGATTATCAAAACAGCGGGAAAGAAAAGCTTTCAAACACTTTAGACGTGTTAACTTCGTTTGATTACTGACTTTCATACTGTCTAACCAAAGGTAAATCGTGTTAGCTGAAATATCTGCTACATACTTCACTTTTGTTACACTTTGAAAATGCTCTACATGAAGAATATAGTCACTGATAGTACGGCTTCTGTAACCGCTCACCCTCATTTGCCTTGTAACAACGTCTAGAGCTTCCATAACGCTTATTGACCCACTCACTTTAGCAAACGACTCAGATAGCTTCGCTTCTGGTTTCGAGGCATCAGATCGACTATTAGGCAACTCCTGCAATAATCCCTTTACATCCACACTAATATCAAGCAAACCTTTTCTCTTAGTCAAAACAAAAAACCTCCCATATCATTTAGCATGAAAGCCAATAACAGATGTAATTTCTTACATGACCGTTATACTGACCGTTTCACTAAACGATATAAGAGGTTGATGTAATGCGTTCTCTACGCATTTTATAAAGCGTCCCAGGAGAGATTCGAACTCCCGACCGACGGCTTAGAAGGCCGTTGCTCTATCCTGCTGAGCTACTGGGACATGGAGCGGGTGATGGGAATCGAACCCACGCTATCAGCTTGGAAGGCTGAAGTTCTACCATTAAACTACACCCGCATGTGTTTTTACATGATGTCGTATCGACATTCCTTATTATATTCTTATAGCATATTGAAGTCAACACGTTTTTTCATTTTTATTAGAAAAAGTAGCCAAAAATTTAATATCGCCAGATTATCTGTAAAAGTTAACAGATTCTCTTTAAAAGTCGCCAAATTACTGCGGCCATCGCCTACTTTCTTATAAAAGAGAGGGCTGTTCGCCCTCTTACTGCAGTACAAATGATTCTTTTGCCACTTCTTTGCCGCTTAACTCATAAAAAATGACGGTTGCTTGTTTGTTTTGCACCTCCAAGAGCGCATAGGTACGCTCCCTCCGGCCGCGCGGCAGCAAGATGCTGCCGGGATTGATTAACAACACATCTTCAATCAGCTCCGCACCCATTAGATGTGAATGACCGAAACAGGCAACATGCGCTCCTGCTTCCTTCGCTTTATACCAGATCTTCTGCAGTGTCATTTTCACATTATAAAGATGGCCATGCGTCACAAAGATAGACACACCATTCACTTTTTCTACATAGTTGGTAGGGTATGCAGATTCAAAATCGCAGTTTCCTTTCACAACAGAATAGCCCGCAAGTGCCGGATGTGTGGCTGGCAGCTCTGAGTCACCGCAATGAATATATACATCCGCATCATGTCGGTTGTATAATTCTATTAATTCTCCCGTCATCCCGTGACTGTCGCTGACAATAAGTACCTTACAGTTCATCGTCTAAAAACCACTCTGGAATTTTTTCCTCCAGCTTGCGAAGCGCTCGTCCCCGGTGGCTAATTTCATTTTTTTGCTGAGATGATAACTCCGCCATCGCTGCTTTATACTCTTCCACATAAAAAATTGGATCATAACCGAAACCGTTCGTGCCGCGCGGCTGTTCTAAAATAATGCCTTCACAAGTACCATTCACAATCACAGGCTTTTTGCTTTCATCTGTAAAAGCGACTGCAAGAGCACAGTAAAAGCGTGCTTTTCGCTTATCTTTCGGTACATCTGTAAGTTCCTCTAGTACCTTCTCAATATTTTTTTGGTCGTCCTTTGGCTCTCCTGCATAGCGTGCAGAATGTACACCCGGCTTCCCTGACAATGCATCAACAATGAGTCCTGAATCGTCCGCAATCACTGTATGTCCTAGCTGCTTACATAACGCTTCAGCTTTCAAAATCGCATTCGCTTCAAACGTTTCACCTGTTTCTTCCACTTCTTCAATATGAGGAAAATCATGCAGTGACTTTACACGTAATCCATAGCGGGAAAACAACTGCTCAAAATCGCGTACCTTGCCCATATTTTTTGTTGCGATTACAACACTCTTCATTGTGCTTTCATCCTTTCATCCATTTGTTCAGCAATTTCACCCAGTGCCTCTTGCTGAATGGCTACGAGCTTATGTATACCGTGTTCAGCCATCTCTAGAAGAGCCGCCATTTCTTCTTTGCTGAATGTTGCTTCCTCACCTGTTCCTTGTACTTCCACAAAGTGCCCTTTTCCTGTCATGATAATATTCATATCGACATTGGCTGCAGAATCTTCCGTATAATTTAAGTCGAGTACAACACCATGCTCGTCAATGATACCAACAGATGTTGCAGCTAAATAATCCTTAACTGGAATGTGCGTAAGCTTTCCGTTCTCTACAAGTTTTTGAAATGCTAATACCATAGCAACGAACGCTCCAGTAATTGAAGCCGTTCTCGTACCGCCATCCGCTTGAATAACATCACAGTCAATCCAGACCGTTTTCTCACCGAGAGCTTCTAAATCCACCACAGCGCGCAGTGCACGCCCAATCAGACGCTGAATTTCCATCGTGCGGCCGGACACTTTTCCTTTGCTAGATTCCCGAATCGTGCGCTGCTCTGTCGCCCGAGGCAGCATTGCATATTCTGCTGTAATCCAGCCCTTTCCCTCTCCTCGCATAAATGGAGGGACTCGGTCATCAATGCTCGCAGCACAGATTACCTTTGTATCGCCTACCTCAATTAGCACCGAACCTTCTGGGTGCTTTAGATAATTTGTTTGAATATGTATACGTCTCAGTTCCTTGTTTTGACGTCCGTCCACTCTCATATAAACCCCTCCTACCCTGTAGTATGACCAAAAAAATGATTATGAATGGAAAAAAGAAGAAGGAATCCTTCTTCTTTTTAAGTATAGCAAAATATATTCATTAGAAACTACCTGTGTTCACATTTTGCGGTCTTGTAACAGGTGCAGTTAGCTTTTCTCCATTTTCCTTTACAATACTGGCTTTGCCATCCACCTGTATTGCTACACCTTCGACACCCTTTTGCTCCGTCAAAGACAGCACAAGCGCCTGCAGTACATGATTTGAAATCATGCTTTTCTTAGTATCACCGTATATATTTTGATTAAAGTTTAGTGTCAC belongs to Ectobacillus sp. JY-23 and includes:
- the tig gene encoding trigger factor, encoding MAVKWEKLEGSVGVLTVEVEAQEVTKGLDAAFKKVVNRINEPGFRKGKMPRVLFEKKYGVESLYQDALDFILPRAYTQAIDETGIFPVAQPEINIEQMEKGKNLIFTAKVTVKPEVKLGEYKGLELEKMETAVTDEDVANELKTLQERNAELVVKEEGVVENGDTAIIDFEGFVNGEAFEGGKAENYSLEIGSGSFIPGFEEQLVGLKAGESKDVEVTFPEEYHAEELKGQPAVFKVTVHEIKAKQVPALDDEFAKDVNEEVATLDELKAKLRADLEESKKNEAENKLRNDAVEKAVANAEVEIPEAMIETELDRMVREFDQRLQAQGMSMELYFQFTGQDEAKLKEQMKEEAAPRVKTNLVLEAIIEAEGIEATDEEANEEVNKMAEMYNMPVDAVKQALGSLEGLKEDLKIRKAVEFLVENSK
- a CDS encoding tetratricopeptide repeat protein, whose product is MKNEETVVLFPNLAARLKENGFQALQSKDFSKALAYFDQMRAHDMHDERTEFGAVVCLMETEEWKEARARCKELLADQHTFDVNVLDMYMSILVHLNDYTGISQMAKQINEYPLQEEQRKKLESLVLFAQKMQQEPPKSMNHEFKTIFAGTDIVAQLQALQTLKQQGTVYAFPFLKTFLSDAHKHPYVKTAVLHLLKEHEVEEEVTVSKYGLSERVVPFHLLEVSEMPFTKAVLQELDNRLSQENPTLLEAISAYWLQLQTLVFPLSLQPNDPKLWAVALEMIGNDRFAMHEADTGYEEENAVFQQLLEEAQHMLLRIETEGFLPL
- a CDS encoding SDR family oxidoreductase yields the protein MLAGQTAIITGASRGIGKAVAYKLAEQGVKLSLIGSSEEIYTVKEELVQRGYEVLAFQVDVSSEEGVQQVVTETLKAFGSIDILLNNAGIGVFKTVEETNVEEWKRLFEVNVQGVFVCAKAVVPHMKARKAGTIITISSDVGRYTIPNGAAYTATKYAVQGFSGSLAQEMREYGVRVGTINPGMVDTYFAGGTQGVPEKQEWIKVDDVASAVVYMASAPKHLIIDEIVLHPLIQNYPIA
- a CDS encoding AAA family ATPase, with translation MSKSGFYIHKLIVTGDNVENVSIEFKKGLNIISGPSDTGKSYIFECINYMLGSSNEPKKIKESEGYSSVLLEIILYNGEIYTLKRSFGQDNVEVYPGLSHTVSQGSLNILDIKHNKDRTDNLSAFLLNKSGYKHPSYVRKNKKGETRTLSFRDLPIYITISEDKIIKVDSPVLSGQFTKSSVEKSIFKLIISGLDDSGDKSGQDENTSSTTKLVGQKELLDKLIEQEEAELVALALTDSTSESILENQMKEIEVKLEQVSQEIEQQTKDRRILWNKIEEDKSKSIAVLELIKRFKLLKEHYDSDLRRLKFVIEGNYYFSQLNFAICPYCSQRIENGNCNVNNCGANHHNNDDLVISAEAEMNKIKLQLLDLESTIEQSEVEYNELVNVINENQRKYNEISERINQILEPQELNLQSLLNSYIRERDSLTKYNLMLSKIADLNDKKTAIEDKLKKKPKTITTSEDNGVVLSSYNEFCTYMSRTLKRWKFSKNPNVIYMDGVFYVDSKSTKDYGKGYRAIIYSAFAISMLEFCRENNKPHPGFIVLDSPLTTYKGKKSEEDVNEDIQSAFFNDVALLHKDMQIIILENKEPSNDIKEKINYVQFTKDSNDGRYGFFYEIEGNEK
- a CDS encoding ABC-three component system middle component 2, producing the protein MMKNKFYSKRNINVFNTPIEIGLRALIILNELSGESIDLNRLVIYDYLVTHSSDFNEGMNSLHPPSPHRSGELIIKRKIMQEGINLMYSKELLDIEYTKDGIYYKANQLSSFFIGYLDSTYALNLMKFSKMVIQRFKYYSDKELSLFVKVNIPKWGSEFTKESLVRGDI